The proteins below are encoded in one region of Candidatus Zixiibacteriota bacterium:
- a CDS encoding carboxymuconolactone decarboxylase family protein, whose amino-acid sequence MQNVRLIAGWLLLCAMLAAPAVLVAQSLENLVAVCGCGKVFTVSASTQYLTVGGKQYACCSKTCHEMAMKDPAAAVAKWTAAESQVLAGRKSREQIYKEIEEMFGLVPSMFKAVPDESLQMEWELFKQVQMAPGAIPNKYRELLGIAVAAATKCQYCIYYHTEVAKLNGATQAEIEDALHYAKSSAGWSTYINGLQIGLEQFKREIDQACQYVKSQQTNTTAAQH is encoded by the coding sequence ATGCAAAACGTCCGTCTCATTGCCGGTTGGCTGCTCCTTTGTGCGATGTTGGCAGCGCCGGCGGTGCTGGTGGCGCAGTCACTGGAGAACCTGGTCGCGGTGTGCGGTTGCGGCAAGGTATTCACGGTAAGTGCGTCGACCCAGTATTTGACCGTTGGGGGGAAGCAGTATGCCTGCTGCAGCAAGACCTGCCACGAGATGGCCATGAAGGATCCGGCAGCGGCGGTGGCCAAATGGACAGCCGCTGAGAGCCAGGTCTTGGCGGGCCGGAAGTCCCGCGAGCAGATTTACAAGGAAATCGAAGAGATGTTCGGCCTGGTGCCGTCGATGTTCAAGGCGGTACCGGACGAGTCGCTGCAGATGGAATGGGAGTTATTCAAACAGGTACAGATGGCGCCGGGGGCGATTCCGAACAAGTATCGGGAGCTATTGGGGATCGCGGTGGCCGCCGCCACGAAGTGCCAATACTGCATCTACTATCACACGGAAGTTGCCAAGCTGAACGGCGCCACCCAAGCGGAGATCGAGGACGCCTTGCACTACGCCAAGTCCTCGGCGGGCTGGAGCACCTACATCAATGGGCTGCAGATCGGCCTGGAGCAATTCAAGCGCGAGATCGATCAGGCCTGTCAGTATGTGAAGAGCCAGCAGACCAACACGACGGCGGCGCAGCATTAG
- a CDS encoding M28 family peptidase: protein MKFTLKVLLLSILVASAVHAADLYRIRVNSPAAADHFNRLDLQPISRLLDGYLILADAPAAAALTDEHGAELIAKNISVSELAFDLRGDRKNAIQYPLLFEDGAVRLYRVPANLLASSRVQLDLAPATVLRVAISYTETRPINRKAIAAGVDLDSLIALVRQDSLQAYVNRLQAFGQRVTGTDSNFAAQVWTRAKFQSFGYDSVFYDTFTTTIYGLPKVVRNVVAVKLGTRFPNRYIVVGGHQDAVPSSPGADDNGSGTAGTLEIARVLAGIESYVSIVFIAFDAEEQGLYGSNHFADAAGTRGDSIDFMLNMDMIAHYENSNQANLYSGPDLSLTNLWTQLADSLLGISATFAGVANNSDHAGFVNNGYTATFVHEYIFSTEYHSSTDSTTYMNFSYMTKMVKASLATVYAGMLNVSAPAFEFVYAPGAPEYLFAGKDTTIGLTLVSKNNAAAVPGSGRLHCSINSSAYIETPLTELALGEYQLTLPALACGDTLRFYVTIEETSIGQVSDRSALAPYQPVTVTETAVTFADNFQTDLGWTAEVIGATAGAWQRGVPVNDPSWEYTPATDADGSGSCYLTQNIMGNSDVDNGAVRLTSPAFDLTPQGSVSYYYFLTLTNTAGNVDRLLVEMNDGQSANWAQLALHFSDTGREWVWNKITSSQIAAAGLGLTANMKVRFTANDANTQSVVEAGIDGVTVTTFDCVSGPSYLCGDANDDDLVSISDAVYLIGYIFGGGPAPVPPAAGDCDCSGAINISDAVYLINYIFSGGSVPCAACS from the coding sequence ATGAAGTTCACTCTTAAAGTCCTCTTGCTCTCGATCCTCGTCGCATCGGCGGTTCATGCGGCCGACCTTTACCGCATTCGCGTCAACAGCCCGGCTGCCGCCGATCACTTCAACCGACTCGATCTCCAGCCGATCAGTCGTTTGCTTGACGGTTACCTCATCCTTGCCGACGCTCCGGCCGCCGCCGCTTTGACCGATGAGCATGGCGCCGAACTTATCGCCAAAAACATTTCAGTCTCCGAGCTGGCCTTCGATCTCCGTGGTGATCGCAAAAACGCCATCCAGTACCCGCTCCTCTTCGAGGACGGCGCCGTCCGTCTCTACCGCGTGCCGGCCAATCTTCTGGCATCTTCGCGCGTTCAGCTTGACCTCGCGCCGGCCACCGTCCTGCGCGTCGCGATCAGCTATACCGAGACCCGCCCGATCAACCGTAAAGCCATTGCTGCCGGCGTCGATCTCGATTCACTCATCGCCCTTGTGCGCCAGGACTCCTTGCAGGCCTACGTCAACCGCCTGCAGGCCTTCGGCCAGCGCGTCACCGGCACCGACTCCAACTTCGCCGCCCAGGTCTGGACGCGCGCCAAGTTCCAGTCGTTCGGATACGACTCCGTCTTCTACGATACCTTCACAACCACGATCTATGGACTTCCTAAGGTCGTCCGCAACGTTGTCGCCGTCAAACTCGGCACCCGCTTCCCCAATCGCTACATCGTCGTCGGCGGACACCAGGACGCCGTTCCCAGCTCGCCGGGCGCGGACGATAATGGCTCGGGGACTGCCGGCACCCTCGAAATCGCGCGCGTACTCGCCGGCATCGAGTCCTATGTCTCGATCGTCTTTATCGCCTTCGATGCTGAAGAGCAGGGCCTGTACGGATCCAATCACTTCGCCGACGCCGCCGGCACTCGTGGCGACAGCATCGATTTCATGCTGAACATGGACATGATTGCGCACTATGAGAATTCGAATCAGGCCAACCTCTACAGCGGTCCCGATCTGAGTCTGACCAATCTCTGGACGCAACTGGCGGACTCTCTTCTCGGCATCAGCGCGACCTTCGCCGGCGTCGCCAACAACTCCGATCACGCTGGCTTCGTCAATAACGGCTACACGGCGACCTTCGTGCACGAGTACATCTTCTCAACCGAGTATCATTCCAGCACTGACAGCACCACCTACATGAATTTCAGCTATATGACCAAGATGGTCAAAGCGTCGCTGGCAACCGTGTACGCTGGGATGCTCAATGTTTCGGCGCCGGCCTTCGAATTCGTCTACGCTCCCGGCGCTCCGGAATATCTCTTCGCCGGCAAAGACACCACCATCGGCCTGACACTCGTGAGCAAGAATAACGCCGCGGCCGTTCCCGGCAGTGGCCGGCTCCACTGCTCGATCAATTCAAGTGCCTACATCGAGACACCGCTCACCGAACTGGCTCTGGGCGAGTACCAATTGACCTTGCCGGCCCTCGCCTGCGGCGACACCCTGCGGTTCTATGTGACCATCGAGGAAACCAGCATCGGCCAAGTCTCTGACCGCTCCGCACTCGCGCCGTATCAGCCCGTGACGGTCACCGAGACAGCCGTTACCTTCGCCGACAACTTCCAGACCGATCTCGGCTGGACGGCGGAGGTTATCGGCGCCACCGCCGGCGCCTGGCAGCGCGGCGTGCCCGTGAATGATCCCAGTTGGGAGTACACCCCCGCGACCGATGCCGACGGCAGCGGCAGTTGCTATCTGACGCAAAACATCATGGGCAACAGCGACGTCGACAACGGCGCCGTCCGCCTCACCTCGCCCGCCTTCGACCTGACCCCGCAAGGGTCGGTCTCATACTATTACTTTCTAACCTTGACCAACACCGCCGGAAACGTTGATCGCCTGCTCGTAGAGATGAACGACGGCCAGTCCGCCAACTGGGCACAGCTCGCCCTGCACTTTTCCGACACCGGCCGCGAGTGGGTTTGGAACAAGATCACTTCAAGTCAGATCGCAGCGGCAGGTCTCGGCCTGACTGCGAACATGAAGGTCCGCTTCACCGCCAACGACGCCAACACCCAGAGCGTGGTCGAGGCCGGGATTGACGGCGTTACCGTCACCACCTTTGACTGCGTGAGCGGACCGTCGTATCTCTGCGGTGACGCCAATGACGACGACCTGGTGTCGATTTCCGATGCCGTCTATCTCATCGGCTACATTTTCGGCGGCGGTCCGGCGCCCGTTCCTCCCGCCGCCGGCGACTGCGATTGCAGCGGCGCCATCAATATCAGCGATGCCGTCTATTTGATAAACTATATCTTTTCCGGTGGTTCGGTCCCCTGCGCGGCTTGCAGTTGA